One segment of Solanum stenotomum isolate F172 chromosome 1, ASM1918654v1, whole genome shotgun sequence DNA contains the following:
- the LOC125863141 gene encoding F-box protein PP2-A13-like, protein MGANVSSIDTNCDDGLNYLPFKPKLDDIPEACVALLLSYLDPPEICKLSRINRVFHAASSADFIWEPKLPSNYNYILQQLLALKVDDALCKKDLFAKLSSPRSFDGGTKQVWIDKKNGGVCLAISSKGMAITGIDDRRYWNHIPTDESRFQTVAYLQQIWWLEVDGDLKFQFPEGTYSLFFRLQLGKATKRHKRRACSYEHVHGWDLKPVQFQLTTGDDCRVTSRCYLDNLGTWMQHHVGDFVVKDATVPTKMKYSLTQIDCTHTKGGLCVDSVLICPSSLAKQLTSC, encoded by the exons ATGGGTGCTAATGTATCTTCCATTGACACAAATTGTGATGATGGGTTGAATTATCTGCCATTTAAGCCTAAGCTTGATGATATACCAGAGGCTTGTGTTGCTCTTCTACTTTCATACCTTGATCCACCTGAGATCTGCAAGTTATCACGTATTAATAGGGTGTTTCATGCTGCTTCATCTGCTGATTTTATTTGGGAACCCAAATTGCCCTCTAATTATAACTATATTCTTCAACAATTGCTTGCCCTCAAAGTTGATGATGCCCTCTGTAAAAAGGACCTTTTTGCTAAGCTTTCTTCTCCCAGGTCCTTTGATGGTGGCACAAAG CAAGTATGGATTGACAAGAAGAATGGAGGGGTTTGTTTGGCAATTTCATCTAAAGGAATGGCAATTACCGGCATCGATGATCGCAGATACTGGAATCACATTCCGACCGATGAATCAAG ATTCCAAACTGTAGCTTATCTTCAACAAATCTGGTGGCTTGAAGTCGATGGGGATCTCAAGTTCCAATTCCCAGAAGGGACATATAGCCTCTTCTTCAGACTTCAGCTTGGTAAGGCGACAAAGAGGCACAAACGTCGTGCCTGTAGCTATGAGCATGTTCACGGCTGGGACTTAAAACCTGTCCAGTTTCAGTTAACAACAGGGGATGATTGTCGTGTGACATCCCGGTGTTATCTGGACAATTTAGGAACTTGGATGCAGCACCATGTAGGAGATTTTGTTGTTAAGGATGCCACTGTTCCAACAAAGATGAAATATTCATTGACACAGATAGATTGTACACATACAAAAGGTGGTCTGTGCGTTGATTCTGTGTTAATATGCCCTAGTAGCTTAGCTAAACAATTAACTTCTTGTTGA